The Oncorhynchus nerka isolate Pitt River linkage group LG15, Oner_Uvic_2.0, whole genome shotgun sequence genome contains the following window.
ATCAGTGGTTCAACCAGAAACTTCTCAACCAATGAGATTTGTTCATTGCTTATGCTGCCACTGTCTGCACCTACCCTTGCATACCGGTGGCTCAGTCACGTTTCCACTGGCCAAGCACGATCCTCTCTCGTTGCCAATGGGAGCTCTTGGTGGCAAACACTCATACGTCCAACTCTGTCCGTATTGGATTTCATTGCCAGTGAACTTCTTATTGTCATAGACAATTTTACCATCCTTCGGTGCTTGAGGCAGAGCACAACTCACAGCTGCAGGGAAGAAATattttaaatcatttagaccACATTTTCATATTTAGACAAACAATGGAGAAAAGCAATGTTACATTCTTGAGGTATGGTATACCTTTACACATTGGTGGTGGTGCACTGAGGGTACCGTCGTGTAAACACACACTCTCATTGGCTCCTATCATGACGTACCTGAAGAACACAAATTCTTATTGGTCTGAGATGCAGAGTCAGCTAAATGTAGTCAGAACTAAACCGCACTGAATTTCCCTCACCCATCATCACATGTGTAGTTGAGCACACTCTTGAATGGCACGTCAATCATCCCTGGCTTTTGCATAGGCTTGGGGAGAGGACACATCTTTGCTGTGTCAAAAAATGTATAAGATTCACGTGGATATGATTTATGCCTTTTATGTTGTTAATAAAATGTATTACCATATCCCTATCCCCTTGCTAAAGTATGGACTGTCCATGGTACTGTATATGTGACTTTAGGGTTCCGGAATTCTCAGAAACAttcccaaaattcccaggttttccagaaatcccagttggaaGATTCCTTGAATCAAGGGACaaataagcaggaaatctggaAAACCCAACAATTTACCTGAATTTATGCTTCACATTATGTCATGGATGTTTTGTGAATGGGTTGGAACTTACGAGAACACACAAGGTCCAGTTTGGTCCACTCTCCCGAGGCCAAGCAGGTGATCCTGGCAGTCTTGGCTTTCCCAGGTGTGTATCCACGCTCACACACCAGGGTCACCTCTTTTCCAATCTCGTACTCACGCTTTAGACCCAGTGTATCTATACCGTCCGTCACGGGTGGGTGGCCACATACTGAGGATAAATGGGAATATTGATAGACAAACATAACGCTGTGCCGTAAATGATATAAAAACACATTGGAAACACGGCTAAAGCATAGGTTACTGAGTCTTGTGAACCAACACTGTAATATATATTCTGCAATTGAAAAATACTGCCGTAATCAAATAATTTGCGCCATACCTTTCTTGGATGTCACTGACGTATACAAGGCAA
Protein-coding sequences here:
- the LOC115103832 gene encoding beta-2-glycoprotein 1-like, translated to MNPTLALLLLCQLALYTSVTSKKVCGHPPVTDGIDTLGLKREYEIGKEVTLVCERGYTPGKAKTARITCLASGEWTKLDLVCSPKMCPLPKPMQKPGMIDVPFKSVLNYTCDDGYVMIGANESVCLHDGTLSAPPPMCKAVSCALPQAPKDGKIVYDNKKFTGNEIQYGQSWTYECLPPRAPIGNERGSCLASGNVTEPPVCKEVSCSIPPTIDHGIITFAVMREVGYKEKVKYQCQEHYVLDGSEEIQCQNTGNWSTLPVCRAPCKVNINRGRIFYNAKKIWIGDLKPNRVLHGESVVFYCLNKELKCGIPVASQCIDGTLNTPECFKEPGKMEYTLKPKSLPSEIATCPADLTK